GCACTTCGTGAAACGCTTGTAGCGTTGACTTCGCGTCAGACGCCGACGGGGCGGGGACGGCGGTTGGCCAGGGCGAGCTCGGCGGCGGCGATGGTGAGGGGGTCGTTCGGGTCGAGAAACCGCCCGATGACGGTGAAGTGGTTGTCGTCGGGCGTGTCTTCGTACGAGGTGGCGCAGCGCAGCGCGCGCCACGCCTCGGCGAAGTCGAGGCCCTGTTCCTTGAACGCCTGCGGCTCGCGCGCGCCGGCGCGCGCGACGACCGCCGTCGGCGCGGCGGGCCGGAGCAGCGTCGGGCTCAGCGCGGCGGCGCGCGCGTGGTCCATCCGCAGCCACTCCTTCGCATACGTCAGCGCGACGGTGCGCAGGTCGTGCAGCCCGCTCACGGTCACCACCCCGGCGACCGGCGCGTCGACCGCGCACATCGCGGCCAGGTGCCCGCCGGCGGAGTGGCCGCCGACCACGATGCGCGAGGGATCGGCGCCGTGCTGCTTCGCGTTCGCGCGCAGCCAGCTCAGCGCGCGCTGGGCCTGCGCGACGATCTCTTCGAGGGTGAGCTTCGGCGCGAGGCCGTAGTTCACGATCGCCGTCGCGATCCCGTGCGGTGCGAGGCCCCGCGCGACGAACGTGTTGTCGTCCTTGTGCAAGCCGCGCCAGTAGCCGCCGTGAAACCACACGAACAGCGGCGCGCCGGTGTGCGGCACGACGAGGTCGAGCGTCTCGTCGTCCGAGGGCCCGTAGCGCAGGTCGCGCGCGTGCAGCCGCGTCGCCCGCAGCTCGTCGCTCCACTCCCGCCAGCGCCGGAAGTAGAAGCCGGGATCCGGGACCGTCGCGAGCGCGTCGTACGGATCGCTCATTGCGGCACCGCTCCGAACTGCAAAAAGCGAACTTGTCCCGCCTCGTTCCAGCCGACGACCTGCTCGATCACCGGCGCCTTGGCGAGCTCGATGCGAAAGACGTACAGCGTGATCGGCCCCTGCGTGATCTTCCGGACCTGGGTGAAGCTCTTCACCTCGCCCAGGCTGCGCAGCTCGACCGACGCGCGCGCCAGCTCGGCGTCGGTGATCCGGCCGTTCATGTCGGCGGTGTACTGGGTGCGGTCGATCTTCCCGGCGCGGTTCGCCTCGAAGACGGCGCGCGCGCGGGCAGTGATCTCAGGCGTCGGGCCGGTGGCGAGCGGCGGCGGCGCCTGCGGCTCGTCGGTCGCCGCCGGCGCGGGCGAGGCCTGGTCGCGCGCGGCCGGCTCGGCGCGCGCGAACACGCGCGCCCCCGGCAGGAACGGCAGAACGTCGTGCGCGCGCGGCGCGCTGGGGTGCGGCGCGGCCGCGAGCAGAGGGACGGCGAGCCCGCTCAGGAGCGCGCCGCCGAGGAGACGCCGCACGATCATGCGCCCGCCCATTCCACCTCGGCCGGCTGAAGCCCCCCGTTGCGTGAAAGCGCGATCAACAGGCGGCCTTCGAGTTCGCAGTCCATCGTCTCGAACGCGCCATCCGTTGCGCCCGGATCATGAAGCCACGAGACACCGGCCACCGCCGCGGCGGATGCATTCCGTGCTTCTATCAAGACGCGCGAGACCGAGCGGTTCGCGTGGACGTCGTGGGCCAACAAGGCTCGGTCGCTCGTGAGCCATAGCATGAGCTCCGCAGCCGTGCGCGCGCGGGCGACGATTTCCGCCTCGCGCAAATTCTGTTTCCGCAAGCTTCGCAGCAAGCGCTTCGACCGGCGGTCGCGCTGGTCGCGCTGCCCGCTCCTGAGTCCGTTGACGGTTGTCACGGCCGCCTCAACGATACCGTACACGCAAAGGAAAAAAATTATCGCCGCTGCGACGTCGCGGAGCCCCGCTGCCAAGAGCGTCTTTGTTCCGAGCTTTATTGTGATTGAGACCAAACCAAGCAGCAGAGTCAGGATGCCGATGATAAAATAGACCGCCTTGCGCGGTACTTGGATCATGCGTCGATACGAGGTGAATGCACTGCGGAACGGCTGGCGTCCGAACTGTCGAACGAAAAAGAGGGAGAGTATTACCGCGGCGAATGCCGTATAGGCGGCAATCACGGCAAGGCCGACGATGAGTTCGACCGGAATCTCGCGAATCGTAATCCAAATGTACCCGGCCGGAATTCGCTGCGTGATACCTGATCCGAGACTGAACAGCATACAATTTATGAAGATCGCGGTCCCGACTGAGCTTTCAAGCGCTACGCGGCTGTGGGCATTGCTGAACAACTCCCGAGGAATCGGTAGCACGCGTGCGAGCCGGGCTAATGCGGCGGTGAAGGGACGAAACGGTGTGAGCAGTGCGCGCAGGATCAAGCTACGGCGGACGGCGTGATCCCCTTCGAGCCAGGCGGGAAGCCGT
The DNA window shown above is from Candidatus Eremiobacterota bacterium and carries:
- a CDS encoding alpha/beta hydrolase encodes the protein MSDPYDALATVPDPGFYFRRWREWSDELRATRLHARDLRYGPSDDETLDLVVPHTGAPLFVWFHGGYWRGLHKDDNTFVARGLAPHGIATAIVNYGLAPKLTLEEIVAQAQRALSWLRANAKQHGADPSRIVVGGHSAGGHLAAMCAVDAPVAGVVTVSGLHDLRTVALTYAKEWLRMDHARAAALSPTLLRPAAPTAVVARAGAREPQAFKEQGLDFAEAWRALRCATSYEDTPDDNHFTVIGRFLDPNDPLTIAAAELALANRRPRPVGV